Sequence from the Salinicoccus sp. Bachu38 genome:
ATTTACATTCATTCGATAGAGTAAGGCTTGTAGGAAATACAACACTTATTTATTGGAGGAGTTCGGGTAATGAAAAAGAGTATTTTTATGGCTGCATTGCTGATGGGTCTGATGTTCATCCTGGCAGCTTGCGGCAGTGGTTCTGCTGAGGATACAACAGAAGAGAGTACAGAAAATGGCAGCGGGGAAGCAACAGAAGGTTCTGAAGCAAGTACAGACGGGGAAGGCACACTGTCCGGTACAGTCAATGGTGACGGATCATCCACAGTCGCTCCCATCCTCGAATTGATAAATGAAGACTTCAATGCCGAATATCCGGAAGTACAGGTTTCCATCGGGGTCTCCGGCACAGGCGGCGGCTTCGAGAAATTTGTAGCCGGTGAGACGGACTTCCAGAACGCATCCCGTGAAATCAAGGAAGAGGAAGTTTCCGCACTGGAGGAAGCAGGCATCGACTACACAGAATTCAAGGTTGCGAACGACGGCCTGACTGTTGCAGTCAACACGGAAAATGATTTCGTGGATTATCTGACCTTCGAAGAGCTTCAGACAATCTACAGCGGCGAAGCTGAAACATGGAACGATGTCCGTGATGAATTCCCAGAAGAGGAAATTACAGCATACGCGCCGGACCAGTCACATGGTACACATGACTTCTTCAAGGAAGCAGTCATGGAAGATGGTGACATCACAGCTGAATTGAACCAGGATACGAACGTTATATCCCAATCTGTCACCAGCGACGCCAACTCAATCGGATTCTTTGGCTACAACTTCTACATGGTGAACGAAGGCAACCTGAAAGGTGTTCCCATCCAAGGACCGGATAACGAAGAGCCGGTTGAAGTGACGGAAGAAACGGTCATGAGCTATGACTACCCATTGGCGCGTCCGCTGTTCGTATATGCCAAGAATGAATCCCTGGAAAACAATGAGTCATTCATGCAGTTCATGGAATTCACTCTGAACAATGCTTCATCTGCAGCTGAAGAGGCAGGCTATGTCGCTTTGACAGAAGAAGAAATGCAGGAGCAGAAGGATAAACTCGAAGATTTCAAGTAGGCGCTTAAACCAATAGCAGGACACTGGACGGGTGGAGGCCCGTCCATTTTAAAGTATTTTGAAACGAGGTTCATTATGAGTGATTATAATATTCGTGAAATGATAGATAATAAAAAAGGCAGACGCAGTACAGTGTTCATCGAGAAGATGGTGCCCATCATCCTGCTCGTCATCACCTCCGTATCCGTGCTGACCACAATAGGCATTCTGGTCACCTTACTTTCAGAAACGGTCATGTTCTTCACCAGGGTTTCACCAATAGAGTTTCTCACTTCCACTGAGTGGTCAGCGTTCAGCTCTGATCCACAATGGGGAATTTTTGCCCTTATCATGGGAACATTGAAAATCACCGTCATAGCAGTCGCTTTTGCAGTGCCGATCGGATTGGGGGCTGCAATCTACCTGAGTGAATATGCAAGCGATCGTGTGCGGCGCGTAATCAAGCCGATACTGGAGATTCTTGCAGGCATCCCGACAGTCGTCTACGGTTTCTTCGCATTGACATTCGTTACACCTTTAATAAGAAGCATCTGGCCCGAGGTCAATCTCTTCAACGCCATCAGTCCGGGTCTCGTCGTCGGAGTCATGATCATCCCAATGATCGCAAGCCTGAGTGAAGATGCAATGAGCTCCGTACCGAACTCAATGCGGGAAGGGGCGCTCGGTCTTGGATCCACAAGACTCGAAACAGTGTTCAAGGTGGTCCTGCCTGCTGCCGTCTCAGGCATCATGGCCTCGATCGTCCTTGCGGTATCCCGGGCCATCGGAGAGACGATGATTGTTTCGATTGCTGCGGGAAGCACTCCAAATGCAAGTCTCAATATCATGGAGTCCCTCCAGACGATGACCGGTTTCATCGTCCAGGTCGCATCGGGGGATGCGACATACGGAAGTGATGTGTACTTCAGCCTCTACGCTGTCGGCATGACACTGTTCGTTTTCACACTGCTGATGAACGTCATTGCACAATGGTTTTCACGGAAGTTCAGGGAGGAATATTAAATGGAACTGATCAACAAAAATGAAATTGGGAAAAAATTGAGTGGAAGACTGCTGTTGAACAAGACTATGAAATACATCTTCCTCCTGTGCACCCTGGTCGGACTGGTCGTCCTCGCCACTCTGCTGATCGATACGATAATTGATGGCTGGAGCTATCTGTCAGCCGAATTCTTTACGAATTTCAGCTCGAGCCGTCCTGACAATGCAGGCATAAGAGGCGCCCTGATCGGTACATTATGGTTAATGGCAACAACAGCGCCGATTGCAATCATACTCTCCGTCGGCACAGCACTGTATCTGGAAGAATATGCACCCAAAAATAAGATTACCGACTTCATAAAGATAAATATCTCCAACCTGGCGGGTGTGCCTTCCGTAGTGTTCGGTCTGCTCGGCCTTACGCTGTTCGTCCGAATGGCAGGACTCGGAAATTCCGTCCTTGCCGCAGCACTGACGATGTCGCTCATGATTCTTCCTGTAATCGTCGTCGCTTCCCAGGAAGCCATCCGTTCGGTGCCATCCTCCATCCGTGAGGCCTCCATCGGGATGGGTGCAACGAAATGGCAGACCATCACCCGTGTCATCCTGCCGGCCTCATTGCCGGGTATCATCACAGGGATCATATTGGCACTTTCACGTGCAATCGGGGAAACGGCCCCCCTCGTCGTCATCGGCATTCCGACGATCCTGCTCTTTACACCAACAAGTGTGTTCGACACATTCTCAGCACTGCCAATGCAGATCTTCTCATGGGTCAAAATGCCCAATCCGGAATTCCAGTCCATTACAGCGGCGGCCATACTCGTACTCCTGTTCATCCTGTTCCTGATGAACTCTGTAGCGATATATATAAGGAATAAATACTCTAAGCGTTTTTAATATGGAGGCTTTAATATGACTTTGACAAAAGTAAAAGAGGAAAAAGATATGAAAACAATCCATGATGCGACGGTCCAGGACCGGAGCGTTGAGAACCAGGCAGCTGAACAGGCCCAGCCGGTCTTCCAATCCAAGAATTTCAACCTATGGTATGGAGACAACCATGCCCTTCAGAACGTCGACCTTGATTTCAACAGGAATGAAATTTCCGCGATAATCGGCCCTTCGGGGTGTGGCAAATCCACCTTCATAAAAGCGCTGAATCGGATGGTGGAGCTCGTACCAATCGTCCGTACGGAAGGGGATATCCTCTACAGGGACCAGAGCATCTTCGACAAGTCGCTGACTGTGGAGGAACTGCGTACAAAGGTCGGCATGGTCTTCCAGAAGCCGAACCCCTTCCCGAAATCCATCTATGATAATGTCGCCTATGGTGCACGCGTCCACGGCATCCGTAACAAGAAGGTGCTGGACCAGGTGGTGGAGAAGAGCCTGAAGGGCGCTGCCATATGGGAGGAAGTAAAGGACAGGTTGAACGATAATGCCTACGGACTTTCCGGTGGACAGCAGCAGAGAATCTGCATCGCCCGCGCACTGGCGATAGAGCCGGATGTCATTCTGATGGACGAGCCGACGAGTGCCCTCGACCCGATTTCCACCACCAAGATTGAGGACCTGATGCAGGAGCTCAAGAAGGAATACAGCATCATCATCGTCACGCACAATATGCAGCAGGCGGCGAGAATCTCGGACAGGACGGCCTTTTTCTATCAAGGTCATGTGATAGAATATGATCGGACGAACGTCATTTTCGAAAAACCGAAGGATCAGCGTACCGAAGACTACGTTTCAGGCAGGTTCGGGTAATGATGGCATATCGCGGAAAATTTTCCGATGAAATGCAGAGGCTGTATGACAATGTCAATTCACTCGGATATGAGTGCTATGACCGTCTGAGAGGGAGCACCGCCATCCTTTCGAGTATGGATACGGCAGATGCCAGGGAACTGGTGTCAGATGACCTCAGGATCAACAATCTGGAGGAGGAGATCAATACCCAGGCCATCAATCTGATAACCACACAGCAGCCTGTAGCCACCGACCTCAGGCTCATCATCTCCAGCATCAAGGTGGCGGATGATCTCGAACGGATCAGCGACAACATCAGCAATCTCGGAGAGGTAAGGAAGCGTGTGCGCATCACCAATGAAAAGCTGCTCCTGCGACTGTCCACGATGGAACATCTCGCACTGTTGATGCTGGCAGATGTAAAGACCGCCTATGACACCCGTAATATCGACCTGTGTACAGAAATCATCACTCGGGATGAGGACATAGACGCGCTGTTCGTCCAGATCACCACATCGGACATCTTTGACGAGACGGATGCTTTCCTGACGGGGCAGAGCCAGCTGTGCGCAAAATACCTGGAGCGTATCGGGGACCATATAAAGAACATCGCAGAACATGTCTTCTATGTACTCACTGGGGACAAGCATGAAAGCAGAAAGCAGATGAACTAGACTCTGGGAAGTTTCCAGAGTCTTTTTTCTACTTCATATTCCATAATTTCGAGCTATGCCTTTTTCTTTGTCCTGAGGAAGATTATAATGGATATGATATGTCAACTACTACATACGAAATGGGGCATTGGAGATGAACAAGAAGGCGCTGCGCAAGGAAATGATTTCCACGCTCTCCTCGATGGAGACGTCGTACAAAAAGAAAAATGAAGAAGTCCTCAAATCCAGACTGCTCGATTATATTGAGGAGCATGATATCGAGTCGATAGGCATCGTTCTGGCCATGCCGCATGAGATGGATACGGATGACATCATCAGCCATCTCGTCCGTCAGGGCAAGCTGATCTATACGCCGGTATGCGACTACAGCAACAAACAGATGAATTTCTGCAGGTTCACCTCATTCGACAAAGTGACGAAAGATGAGAAGAATCTGCGTGTTCCTGAAGATACGGAGGACGTCAACAACAGGCCGGACCTCATCGTCGTTCCTGGATTGATCTACTCCGAGGAAGGCTACCGCATCGGATACGGCGGCGGCTTCTATGACAGGTTCCTGAGCCACTATGACGGCCTGAAAGCGTCACTGCTGTTCGAGGAACAGATCGGCGAAGTCGTGGTGGAACATCATGATATCCCCGTTGATGTCCTAATCACACCGGACCGGGTCATCGATGCAGAAGCAAAGAGGGAGAAAAATGTATAATATATGGCATATTGCCTATGAAGTCTCCCGGTATACAAACTATTCATTCTTCAGATATGACAACGAAAGGCACACCATATGGCTGAAAGATGCGAAGAGGCAGGCATTGATGTGTCTGTCTGTGGACCACGTTCCGGAAAGGGAACTGGATGCCGAAATGTACTATCTGGAGAATATGAACCATATATTTTCACAGAATATGGATATTTCTCTGATTGAAAGCTTCCACATATCGGAACGGCCACATGTAAAAAAACATAGGGAGAACGGTACGAAAATTGTACAGAAGGGGATAGTGGATGCAAAATCCCTTGTGAACAACCCCTTCTTCAAAATGGACCTTCAGTACAAGAAGCCCAAAGATACCGGCTACTATCAAAGGCGGCTGATGAGCCGTCATCCGTTCGAGAAGTTCATGATCAAATTTACACCGATGACCTATCTGCTCGTATGCATCAACCTGATCGTGTTCCTCTTCAACCTTGCAGCCATCCACCTATGGGACTCATACAACCTGACATACATGCTGGCGCTAAGCCATTACAATGTGATTGCCGGGGACTTCTACCGTCTACTGAGCAGCAGCTTCCTGCACATCACGGTCGATCACTTCCTGTTCAATATATTCGCACTCTATATACTGGGCAAGTTTGTCGAAAGCATTTTCGGCAGCTGGCGGCTTCTGGTCGCATACATCATCACAGGCATCACTTCCAGCCTGTTTTCATTGATGTTCATAACAGAGGGCATCTCCCTGGGCGCAAGTGGGGCGGTCTATGGACTGCTTGCGGTCATGGTCGTCCACCTGCTCATAAACGGCCGCCTGGGTGCAAAGCTCCTGTTACAGATTGCAGCCGTCTTCATCGTGGTCTCCCTGTTTTCCCAGCTCATATCCAACGTGAACCACTATGCACACCTCGGCGGTCTGCTGTTCGGTGCAACGATTGGTGTGCTGTACCACCCGAAAAAATTCCGGGGCAAGTGGCATATCATTGCACTCGCACTTCTGGTCGGCCTGTCCATACTTTCATTCGTGGTCATGCAGCAGAAGGAATCCGCCCATCCATTCAATGCCAGGGCGATGGAGCATATGGAATCCGGTGAATACGGCGTGGCACTCGATATACTGAATGAATCCATACGGACGAACAATGATACAGCGGGTACGTATCATGCCCTCGGGCTGATCGCCGAATACCATGGCGATATGGAACAGGCCCGGCATTTCCATGAATTGAGTTGGGAAATGGACCCTGATGATGAGCAGGTGGCCAGGCACAGGCTGATGCAGCTGAGAAAAGAGAGGAATTATGAAGAAATGGGACGTATTCTGAGCAATCTCAACCCGGACAGCATCGAAGATCCGCAGTTGAAAAGCATCGCCGAGGAATTTGACAATGGGTAGGGATCTGACATACATCAACAGATTGCTGCTCCGCTACGGCATATATGTATATGACAAGGACATGGGGAACATGCTCAAGCTCATGGAGATGGAAATCAGGGAGCTGTATCAGTATGGGCTTATTTCCAAAGAGGAATATACAGAGGCGATTCTGATTTTGAGACAACGGAAAGAGGGATGAACATGGATAGGATATTAGCATCGGACATCGGAGGCACGACGTGCAAAATGGGTGTCTTCACTCCGGAACTGGAACTGCTGCACAAGTGGGAAATTCCCACCGACACATCGGATGGAGGAAGCCGGATACTCGAAAATATCCACCAGTCCTTCCAATCGGAAGGGGGAAAGTTCGGCTACAGCAGGGAGGATGTCATCGGGACGGGACTCGGTGTGCCCGGACCGGTGGACTTCAATAATGGGATACTGAACGGCGCCATCAATCTCAACTGGACGCACAGGAAGCCGATTGCCGCTGAATTCGAAGCCTTGAGCGGCATAAGGGCCATCGTCGACAATGATGCCAACGTGGCTGCGCTCGGCGAACAGTTCAAAGGAGCCGGGATGGGCCACAAGGACGTTGTCATGGTGACACTCGGTACAGGAGTGGGCGGAGGCGTCGTCTCGAACAGCCTGCTCATCCACGGACATGGGGGTGCTGCCGGTGAAATCGGCCATCTCCTTGTCGACTACGAACAGCGCTTCCAGTGCAACTGCGGGAAAAAAGGATGCCTTGAAACAGTCGCTTCGGCAACTGGAATGAAGAACCTTGCGCTGCACTATTATGGTGACGGCAAGGATACGCTTCTCTCCCAGGAAATCGAAAATGGTACTGTTTCGGCGAAGATGATTGTGGAGGCGGCACAGGATGGGGACGTTCTCGGCCTCCGCGTGGTCGACGAAGTCGCGCGCTATATCGCAATTGCCCTCAGCCATATCTCTGCCGTGACGAACCCGAAATACTTCATCATCGGCGGGGGCGTCAGCCGTGCCGGTCGGATACTGACGGACCGGATAGAGCACCACTACAGGCCGATCACATTTCCGCCTGCATATGAAAACACCGAAATCGTCATGGCGGAGCTAGGGAACGATGCCGGCATATACGGTGCCGCGCGCCTCGTTCGACAGTATCTGGCATAGAAGAAGGGAGCACATATGTGCTCCCTTCTTCTATAGGAAATCGCTGATGCTGTAGCTTTCGGAAAAGCCGAAGTTGTCTGAGGTGATGATGCGCTGTGCAACATATGCCACCACTTTTGGTGGATAGAGACGGTTCGATTCCTTGTATTTCCTGAATTTTTCCAGATCGGGGAAGTCATCTGGATCGGCGGAACGGATTTCCCCCTGCATATCCGTATCTATGACACCTGGCCGGTAGGTTGCTGTGAAAATCGGGTAGTCCAGACGGTCCATCTCCTGCCGCAATACATCACTCACCATATTGACTGCAGCTTTTGAGCTGCAGTATGCAGACCATCCTTCCATCGGATTCAGTGCCGCTCCGCTGGAAACCGTAAGTATGCGCTTTGCTGCCTGCAGGTCACTGAATGCATTTACATACCCCTTCATGAGCAGGGCAGGGGCAAGGACATTTATCTTGTAATTGTCCAGATAGCCCTGAGCATCCATATTGGAAATCGACTTGACGGGGTTTACAGCACCTGCATTGTTGATCAGATAGATTTCATCCCCTTTTTCAGGGTGTATGGAATTGAAGATTTCAGGAATTTTTTCTTCCAATGCCTTCTCATCCAGGAAGTCCACATGGAATTCCCTATACAGTTCAATGTCCGTTTCGACTTTCGAACGGGAAATGCTGATGATTCGGTCCTCACTAAATATATCGAGCAGTGCGTGCCCGAGTCCTCGGCTTGTGCCTGTGATGAATACATATCTCATTGATCATCTCTCCTTCTGTACTAAAACAAGTATAAATAAAGGAAAAAACTTTGTAAAATATAAAACATGCATAAAAATGAATAAATATGCTTGATTTAGAATCTTTATAATGCTATCATTCTAATCATTACATTAATCAATATAAAATATTATAGAGGTGACCGAAATGAAGGAAAAAGTGGTATTGGCCTATTCAGGCGGTTTGGATACAAGTGTAACAATACAATGGTTCATTGATAAAGGATACGATGTTGTGGCAGTCTGCCTGGATGTCGGGGAAGGGAAAGACCTTGATGTCGTCTATCAGAAGGCTTTGGATATGGGGGCGGTGGAATCCCACGTCATCGATACAACGAAGGAATTCGCTGATGAATTCGTAGCATATGCAATATATGGAAACTCAATGTATGAAGGGAAGTATCCACTGGTTTCTGCACTCAGCCGTCCGCTCATTTCGAAGAAGCTTGTCGAGATTGCACAGGAGTCGAATGCAGACTACGTTGCCCATGGATGTACAGGCAAGGGGAACGACCAGGTGCGCTTCGAAGTGGCAATACAGGGACTGGATCCGACTCTCAAGGTGCTTGCACCGGTACGAGAGTGGACATGGAGCAGGGAAGAGGAGATTGATTATGCAAAAGAGAAGAATATTCCAATTCCAATCAATCTCGATTCTCCTTATTCCATTGACCAGAATCTCTGGGGCAGAAGCAATGAGTGCGGCGTGCTGGAAGATCCTTGGAACAAGCCGCCAGAAGATGCTTATGACCTCACCAGCAACATCACTGATGCACCGGACGAAGCGGAAGAGCTTGTGCTTACTTTCAAAGAGGGGCTCCCAACTGCAATTAATGGTGCCTCATATGATCTGGATGACCTCATCATCAAGCTCAACGAAATTGCAGGCGCACACGGTGTCGGAAGGATCGACCATGTGGAAAACAGGCTCGTCGGCATCAAATCCCGTGAAGTCTATGAAACACCTGGGGCCAAAGTCATCCTTACGGCGAAACATGACCTGGAGACGATTACGCTCACTAAGGATATCGCGCACTTCAAACCGGTCATCGAGCAGAAGTTCGCTGAACAGGTATACAATGGACTGTGGTTCTCCCCACTATCCGACTCATTGAGGAATATGCTCAAGGATATGCAACAGCCCGTCAATGGTGAAGTCCGCGTCGAGCTATATAAAGGCAACGTTACTGTTACCGGCAGACGTTCCGACAACAGCCTCTACAATGAAAAACTGGCGACCTACACGAATGAAGATGCCTTCAACCAGGATGCCTCCGTCGGATTCATAGAAATCTTCGGACTTCCTACGAAAGTGAAATCCATGCTTGAAAGCGGCGTGAAGCTTTATGACTAAGAAAGCCTGGGGCGGCAGATTTCAAGGTGAGGCCCTGGAATGGGTGGATGCATTCAATGCATCCATCCATTTTGATAAGGTGCTGATTGAGAAGGATATCACCGGCAGCATAGCGCATGCGACGATGCTCGCAGCAAAGGATATCATCACAGCGGAGGAAAGGGATCAGATCATAGAAGGCCTGAAATCGGTGCTGGATGATTATGATGCAGGACGCCTCGAACTTTCCGTCCAGCATGAAGATATTCATATGAACGTCGAACATGCCTTGATCTCCAAAATTGGAGAAGTGGGCGGCAAACTGCATACTGCACGCAGCAGAAACGACCAGATTGCCACAGACATGCATCTGTATATCAAAGAGAAGGCATATGAGATCATAGAGAGCATTGAGACGCTCCAGTATACGATACTCAATCTTGCCAAGGAGAACATCCATGTTGTCATGCCGGGCTATACACATTTGCAGCGTGCGCAGCCTGTGCTTTTCTCCCATCACATCATGGCCTACTTCTGGATGCTCAAAAGAGATAAGGACCGTTTCAACGATTCACTGGCGCGCATCGATCTTTCACCGCTCGGCGCTGGTGCAATCAGCGGGACGACATTCGATATCGACCGCGAACATACACAGGAGCTTCTTGGATTTTCGGACCTCTATCAGAACAGCATGGACGCCGTAAGCGAT
This genomic interval carries:
- the pstC gene encoding phosphate ABC transporter permease subunit PstC: MSDYNIREMIDNKKGRRSTVFIEKMVPIILLVITSVSVLTTIGILVTLLSETVMFFTRVSPIEFLTSTEWSAFSSDPQWGIFALIMGTLKITVIAVAFAVPIGLGAAIYLSEYASDRVRRVIKPILEILAGIPTVVYGFFALTFVTPLIRSIWPEVNLFNAISPGLVVGVMIIPMIASLSEDAMSSVPNSMREGALGLGSTRLETVFKVVLPAAVSGIMASIVLAVSRAIGETMIVSIAAGSTPNASLNIMESLQTMTGFIVQVASGDATYGSDVYFSLYAVGMTLFVFTLLMNVIAQWFSRKFREEY
- a CDS encoding ROK family glucokinase — protein: MDRILASDIGGTTCKMGVFTPELELLHKWEIPTDTSDGGSRILENIHQSFQSEGGKFGYSREDVIGTGLGVPGPVDFNNGILNGAINLNWTHRKPIAAEFEALSGIRAIVDNDANVAALGEQFKGAGMGHKDVVMVTLGTGVGGGVVSNSLLIHGHGGAAGEIGHLLVDYEQRFQCNCGKKGCLETVASATGMKNLALHYYGDGKDTLLSQEIENGTVSAKMIVEAAQDGDVLGLRVVDEVARYIAIALSHISAVTNPKYFIIGGGVSRAGRILTDRIEHHYRPITFPPAYENTEIVMAELGNDAGIYGAARLVRQYLA
- a CDS encoding phosphate ABC transporter substrate-binding protein PstS family protein, giving the protein MKKSIFMAALLMGLMFILAACGSGSAEDTTEESTENGSGEATEGSEASTDGEGTLSGTVNGDGSSTVAPILELINEDFNAEYPEVQVSIGVSGTGGGFEKFVAGETDFQNASREIKEEEVSALEEAGIDYTEFKVANDGLTVAVNTENDFVDYLTFEELQTIYSGEAETWNDVRDEFPEEEITAYAPDQSHGTHDFFKEAVMEDGDITAELNQDTNVISQSVTSDANSIGFFGYNFYMVNEGNLKGVPIQGPDNEEPVEVTEETVMSYDYPLARPLFVYAKNESLENNESFMQFMEFTLNNASSAAEEAGYVALTEEEMQEQKDKLEDFK
- a CDS encoding rhomboid family intramembrane serine protease, with translation MYNIWHIAYEVSRYTNYSFFRYDNERHTIWLKDAKRQALMCLSVDHVPERELDAEMYYLENMNHIFSQNMDISLIESFHISERPHVKKHRENGTKIVQKGIVDAKSLVNNPFFKMDLQYKKPKDTGYYQRRLMSRHPFEKFMIKFTPMTYLLVCINLIVFLFNLAAIHLWDSYNLTYMLALSHYNVIAGDFYRLLSSSFLHITVDHFLFNIFALYILGKFVESIFGSWRLLVAYIITGITSSLFSLMFITEGISLGASGAVYGLLAVMVVHLLINGRLGAKLLLQIAAVFIVVSLFSQLISNVNHYAHLGGLLFGATIGVLYHPKKFRGKWHIIALALLVGLSILSFVVMQQKESAHPFNARAMEHMESGEYGVALDILNESIRTNNDTAGTYHALGLIAEYHGDMEQARHFHELSWEMDPDDEQVARHRLMQLRKERNYEEMGRILSNLNPDSIEDPQLKSIAEEFDNG
- a CDS encoding YqgQ family protein, which produces MGRDLTYINRLLLRYGIYVYDKDMGNMLKLMEMEIRELYQYGLISKEEYTEAILILRQRKEG
- a CDS encoding 5-formyltetrahydrofolate cyclo-ligase — encoded protein: MNKKALRKEMISTLSSMETSYKKKNEEVLKSRLLDYIEEHDIESIGIVLAMPHEMDTDDIISHLVRQGKLIYTPVCDYSNKQMNFCRFTSFDKVTKDEKNLRVPEDTEDVNNRPDLIVVPGLIYSEEGYRIGYGGGFYDRFLSHYDGLKASLLFEEQIGEVVVEHHDIPVDVLITPDRVIDAEAKREKNV
- a CDS encoding argininosuccinate synthase encodes the protein MKEKVVLAYSGGLDTSVTIQWFIDKGYDVVAVCLDVGEGKDLDVVYQKALDMGAVESHVIDTTKEFADEFVAYAIYGNSMYEGKYPLVSALSRPLISKKLVEIAQESNADYVAHGCTGKGNDQVRFEVAIQGLDPTLKVLAPVREWTWSREEEIDYAKEKNIPIPINLDSPYSIDQNLWGRSNECGVLEDPWNKPPEDAYDLTSNITDAPDEAEELVLTFKEGLPTAINGASYDLDDLIIKLNEIAGAHGVGRIDHVENRLVGIKSREVYETPGAKVILTAKHDLETITLTKDIAHFKPVIEQKFAEQVYNGLWFSPLSDSLRNMLKDMQQPVNGEVRVELYKGNVTVTGRRSDNSLYNEKLATYTNEDAFNQDASVGFIEIFGLPTKVKSMLESGVKLYD
- the argH gene encoding argininosuccinate lyase, with product MTKKAWGGRFQGEALEWVDAFNASIHFDKVLIEKDITGSIAHATMLAAKDIITAEERDQIIEGLKSVLDDYDAGRLELSVQHEDIHMNVEHALISKIGEVGGKLHTARSRNDQIATDMHLYIKEKAYEIIESIETLQYTILNLAKENIHVVMPGYTHLQRAQPVLFSHHIMAYFWMLKRDKDRFNDSLARIDLSPLGAGAISGTTFDIDREHTQELLGFSDLYQNSMDAVSDRDYIIETLSNISLVMVHLSRLSEEIIFWMSEEANFVQLSDQFTTGSSMMPQKKNPDMAELIRGKSARTTGALTSMLMLVKGLPLTYNKDLQEDKEGVFDAVTTVTGSLRIMTGMLETMTINEDVLDQTVEKDFSNATELADYLVQKGVPFRKAHEVVGELVLKCINDSKYLKDLSLKEFQGHHPSIEEDIYTVLSPKVVVDRRKSLGGTGTEAVEKQLSAAESTLTI
- the pstA gene encoding phosphate ABC transporter permease PstA, translating into MELINKNEIGKKLSGRLLLNKTMKYIFLLCTLVGLVVLATLLIDTIIDGWSYLSAEFFTNFSSSRPDNAGIRGALIGTLWLMATTAPIAIILSVGTALYLEEYAPKNKITDFIKINISNLAGVPSVVFGLLGLTLFVRMAGLGNSVLAAALTMSLMILPVIVVASQEAIRSVPSSIREASIGMGATKWQTITRVILPASLPGIITGIILALSRAIGETAPLVVIGIPTILLFTPTSVFDTFSALPMQIFSWVKMPNPEFQSITAAAILVLLFILFLMNSVAIYIRNKYSKRF
- a CDS encoding SDR family NAD(P)-dependent oxidoreductase, which translates into the protein MRYVFITGTSRGLGHALLDIFSEDRIISISRSKVETDIELYREFHVDFLDEKALEEKIPEIFNSIHPEKGDEIYLINNAGAVNPVKSISNMDAQGYLDNYKINVLAPALLMKGYVNAFSDLQAAKRILTVSSGAALNPMEGWSAYCSSKAAVNMVSDVLRQEMDRLDYPIFTATYRPGVIDTDMQGEIRSADPDDFPDLEKFRKYKESNRLYPPKVVAYVAQRIITSDNFGFSESYSISDFL
- the pstB gene encoding phosphate ABC transporter ATP-binding protein PstB encodes the protein MTLTKVKEEKDMKTIHDATVQDRSVENQAAEQAQPVFQSKNFNLWYGDNHALQNVDLDFNRNEISAIIGPSGCGKSTFIKALNRMVELVPIVRTEGDILYRDQSIFDKSLTVEELRTKVGMVFQKPNPFPKSIYDNVAYGARVHGIRNKKVLDQVVEKSLKGAAIWEEVKDRLNDNAYGLSGGQQQRICIARALAIEPDVILMDEPTSALDPISTTKIEDLMQELKKEYSIIIVTHNMQQAARISDRTAFFYQGHVIEYDRTNVIFEKPKDQRTEDYVSGRFG
- the phoU gene encoding phosphate signaling complex protein PhoU, producing the protein MMAYRGKFSDEMQRLYDNVNSLGYECYDRLRGSTAILSSMDTADARELVSDDLRINNLEEEINTQAINLITTQQPVATDLRLIISSIKVADDLERISDNISNLGEVRKRVRITNEKLLLRLSTMEHLALLMLADVKTAYDTRNIDLCTEIITRDEDIDALFVQITTSDIFDETDAFLTGQSQLCAKYLERIGDHIKNIAEHVFYVLTGDKHESRKQMN